The following are from one region of the Brienomyrus brachyistius isolate T26 chromosome 4, BBRACH_0.4, whole genome shotgun sequence genome:
- the LOC125740646 gene encoding elongation factor 1-delta-like isoform X4: MTAVQYLSQEKIWFEKTQYDEAERRFYEGVNGPALQAQSTAPGTGDHGELVTRMKDLELENQSLHKVVKDLRSALSKLEARVAVLEKVPASAATVAPCAKAAPVQQPKERAPVEEDDDDLDLFGSDEEEDAEAERIREQRVKEYTERKAKKPAIIAKSSILLDVKPWDDETDMAKLEECVRSVQADGLVWGTSKLVPVGYGIKKLQIQCVVEDDKVGTDMLEEEITKFEDYVQSVDVAAFNKI; this comes from the exons ATGACCGCCGTGCAGTACCTGTCCCAGGAGAAGATCTGGTTCGAGAAGACCCAGTATGACGAGGCCGAGCGGCGTTTCTATGAGGGGGTCAACGGCCCGGCACTTCAGGCACAG AGCACAGCACCTGGTACCGGGGACCATGGAGAACTCGTCACACGCATGAAGGACTTGGAACTGGAGAACCAGAGTCTGCACAAAG TGGTGAAGGACTTGCGCTCAGCTCTTTCCAAGCTGGAGGCCAGGGTGGCTGTCCTGGAGAAGGTTCCTGCTTCTGCAGCTACAGTGGCTCCTTGTGCTAAG GCTGCCCCTGTCCAGCAGCCCAAAGAACGGGCCCCAGTGGAAGAGGACGACGACGACCTCGACCTGTTTGGCAGTGACGAGGAGGAAGACGCGGAGGCAGAGCGCATCCGTGAGCAGCGAGTCAAGGAGTACACTGAGCGGAAGGCCAAGAAGCCCGCCATCATCGCCAAATCCTCCATCTTGCTGGACGTTAAGCCC TGGGACGACGAGACCGACATGGCCAAGCTGGAGGAGTGCGTGCGCTCGGTGCAGGCCGACGGCCTCGTGTGGGGGACCTCCAAGCTGGTGCCAGTGGGCTACGGCATCAAGAAGCTGCAGATCCAGTGTGTGGTGGAGGACGACAAGGTCGGCACCGACATGCTGGAGGAGGAGATCACCAAATTCGAGGACTAC GTCCAGAGCGTGGATGTTGCTGCTTTCAACAAGATCTAA
- the LOC125740646 gene encoding elongation factor 1-delta-like isoform X1, whose translation MTAVQYLSQEKIWFEKTQYDEAERRFYEGVNGPALQAQDTGANTILQDIARARENIQKSLAGLKTTLHSGKGSSCPPKHRQAQPSTAPGTGDHGELVTRMKDLELENQSLHKVVKDLRSALSKLEARVAVLEKVPASAATVAPCAKAAPVQQPKERAPVEEDDDDLDLFGSDEEEDAEAERIREQRVKEYTERKAKKPAIIAKSSILLDVKPWDDETDMAKLEECVRSVQADGLVWGTSKLVPVGYGIKKLQIQCVVEDDKVGTDMLEEEITKFEDYVQSVDVAAFNKI comes from the exons ATGACCGCCGTGCAGTACCTGTCCCAGGAGAAGATCTGGTTCGAGAAGACCCAGTATGACGAGGCCGAGCGGCGTTTCTATGAGGGGGTCAACGGCCCGGCACTTCAGGCACAG GATACTGGAGCTaacaccatcctacaggacATTGCCCGGGCGCGTGAGAATATCCAGAAATCCCTCGCCGGA CTGAAGACTacactgcattctgggaaaggCTCATCCTGCCCCCCTAAGCATCGCCAAGCACAGCCT AGCACAGCACCTGGTACCGGGGACCATGGAGAACTCGTCACACGCATGAAGGACTTGGAACTGGAGAACCAGAGTCTGCACAAAG TGGTGAAGGACTTGCGCTCAGCTCTTTCCAAGCTGGAGGCCAGGGTGGCTGTCCTGGAGAAGGTTCCTGCTTCTGCAGCTACAGTGGCTCCTTGTGCTAAG GCTGCCCCTGTCCAGCAGCCCAAAGAACGGGCCCCAGTGGAAGAGGACGACGACGACCTCGACCTGTTTGGCAGTGACGAGGAGGAAGACGCGGAGGCAGAGCGCATCCGTGAGCAGCGAGTCAAGGAGTACACTGAGCGGAAGGCCAAGAAGCCCGCCATCATCGCCAAATCCTCCATCTTGCTGGACGTTAAGCCC TGGGACGACGAGACCGACATGGCCAAGCTGGAGGAGTGCGTGCGCTCGGTGCAGGCCGACGGCCTCGTGTGGGGGACCTCCAAGCTGGTGCCAGTGGGCTACGGCATCAAGAAGCTGCAGATCCAGTGTGTGGTGGAGGACGACAAGGTCGGCACCGACATGCTGGAGGAGGAGATCACCAAATTCGAGGACTAC GTCCAGAGCGTGGATGTTGCTGCTTTCAACAAGATCTAA
- the LOC125740646 gene encoding elongation factor 1-delta-like isoform X3, with the protein MTAVQYLSQEKIWFEKTQYDEAERRFYEGVNGPALQAQLKTTLHSGKGSSCPPKHRQAQPSTAPGTGDHGELVTRMKDLELENQSLHKVVKDLRSALSKLEARVAVLEKVPASAATVAPCAKAAPVQQPKERAPVEEDDDDLDLFGSDEEEDAEAERIREQRVKEYTERKAKKPAIIAKSSILLDVKPWDDETDMAKLEECVRSVQADGLVWGTSKLVPVGYGIKKLQIQCVVEDDKVGTDMLEEEITKFEDYVQSVDVAAFNKI; encoded by the exons ATGACCGCCGTGCAGTACCTGTCCCAGGAGAAGATCTGGTTCGAGAAGACCCAGTATGACGAGGCCGAGCGGCGTTTCTATGAGGGGGTCAACGGCCCGGCACTTCAGGCACAG CTGAAGACTacactgcattctgggaaaggCTCATCCTGCCCCCCTAAGCATCGCCAAGCACAGCCT AGCACAGCACCTGGTACCGGGGACCATGGAGAACTCGTCACACGCATGAAGGACTTGGAACTGGAGAACCAGAGTCTGCACAAAG TGGTGAAGGACTTGCGCTCAGCTCTTTCCAAGCTGGAGGCCAGGGTGGCTGTCCTGGAGAAGGTTCCTGCTTCTGCAGCTACAGTGGCTCCTTGTGCTAAG GCTGCCCCTGTCCAGCAGCCCAAAGAACGGGCCCCAGTGGAAGAGGACGACGACGACCTCGACCTGTTTGGCAGTGACGAGGAGGAAGACGCGGAGGCAGAGCGCATCCGTGAGCAGCGAGTCAAGGAGTACACTGAGCGGAAGGCCAAGAAGCCCGCCATCATCGCCAAATCCTCCATCTTGCTGGACGTTAAGCCC TGGGACGACGAGACCGACATGGCCAAGCTGGAGGAGTGCGTGCGCTCGGTGCAGGCCGACGGCCTCGTGTGGGGGACCTCCAAGCTGGTGCCAGTGGGCTACGGCATCAAGAAGCTGCAGATCCAGTGTGTGGTGGAGGACGACAAGGTCGGCACCGACATGCTGGAGGAGGAGATCACCAAATTCGAGGACTAC GTCCAGAGCGTGGATGTTGCTGCTTTCAACAAGATCTAA
- the LOC125740644 gene encoding uncharacterized protein LOC125740644: MDQAKLDQAHVDSTTCAPAEGWPGVVPREGNGTSSSPESSSVNGDVRRVGKRQRRRKRSSRSETKAAGAEGRLGGRGDGQHVSPSESRSPGPSAMLLGLQADTVWFGRSAYEQAESSYQRWLVSQASAPDGSPPLAPSCRETSRSPPAVAPAVSEQSADCHHADQVACHHMVQAVWVNKPSFDSAERSYMEQALPRAAPGSLPLPPGRSLSSQPTPDEGYLTQAPTPATPSPMVQQESVNGLPRFPAELVGGVWVEKPRYDQAESAYYQRLYGQPAVVAQGGGKPAGAKDSGRPAKVTKDQNGLGREEDGTPRRDKYGPSSQGGRSACIIGLLVFFFNICVHTFVCVCLCVSCSMCYFKQNRLNVPYEAALRLCHGFIHPVS; encoded by the coding sequence ATGGATCAGGCCAAGCTGGATCAGGCTCACGTGGACAGCACCACCTGTGCACCTGCAGAGGGGTGGCCTGGCGTGGTCCCCCGAGAGGGAAACGGCACTTCGTCCTCACCGGAGAGCAGCAGCGTGAACGGTGATGTGCGGCGCGTGGGGAAGCGGCAGCGGCGCCGCAAACGCTCCTCTCGCTCGGAGACCAAGGCTGCTGGCGCGGAAGGGCGTCTTGGCGGGCGAGGGGACGGGCAACATGTCTCCCCCAGCGAAAGCCGGTCCCCCGGGCCCAGCGCAATGCTGCTCGGGCTCCAGGCGGATACAGTGTGGTTCGGCCGCAGCGCCTATGAGCAGGCCGAGAGTTCCTACCAGCGGTGGCTGGTCAGCCAGGCTTCCGCCCCGGATGGGTCCCCTCCACTGGCACCGTCGTGCCGGGAGACCTCGCGCAGTCCTCCAGCTGTTGCCCCAGCCGTGTCCGAGCAGTCTGCTGACTGTCACCATGCTGACCAGGTGGCCTGCCACCACATGGTGCAGGCAGTGTGGGTGAACAAGCCATCCTTCGACTCAGCTGAGCGCAGTTACATGGAGCAGGCCCTCCCCCGTGCTGCTCCAGggtccctccccctcccccccggacGCAGCCTTTCCTCTCAGCCTACCCCAGACGAGGGCTATCTCACCCaggcccccaccccagctacCCCTTCCCCTATGGTCCAGCAAGAGTCTGTGAACGGGCTGCCCCGTTTTCCCGCCGAGCTGGTCGGGGGCGTGTGGGTGGAGAAGCCTCGCTACGACCAAGCAGAGTCCGCCTATTACCAGCGGCTGTATGGCCAGCCTGCTGTGGTGGCCCAGGGTGGGGGCAAGCCCGCAGGAGCCAAGGACTCTGGCAGGCCAGCCAAGGTGACAAAAGACCAAAATGGGCTAGGACGCGAGGAAGACGGCACCCCCCGGAGGGACAAGTATGGCCCGTCTTCACAAGGAGGACGGTCGGCTTGCATCATAGGcctattagtttttttttttaatatttgtgTGCatacttttgtgtgtgtgtgtttgtgtgtgtcctgcagcaTGTGTTACTTTAAACAAAACCGTCTAAATGTTCCATATGAGGCAGCTCTCAGGCTATGTCATGGTTTTATTCATCCAGTTTCGTAG
- the LOC125740646 gene encoding elongation factor 1-delta-like isoform X2 has product MTAVQYLSQEKIWFEKTQYDEAERRFYEGVNGPALQAQDTGANTILQDIARARENIQKSLAGSTAPGTGDHGELVTRMKDLELENQSLHKVVKDLRSALSKLEARVAVLEKVPASAATVAPCAKAAPVQQPKERAPVEEDDDDLDLFGSDEEEDAEAERIREQRVKEYTERKAKKPAIIAKSSILLDVKPWDDETDMAKLEECVRSVQADGLVWGTSKLVPVGYGIKKLQIQCVVEDDKVGTDMLEEEITKFEDYVQSVDVAAFNKI; this is encoded by the exons ATGACCGCCGTGCAGTACCTGTCCCAGGAGAAGATCTGGTTCGAGAAGACCCAGTATGACGAGGCCGAGCGGCGTTTCTATGAGGGGGTCAACGGCCCGGCACTTCAGGCACAG GATACTGGAGCTaacaccatcctacaggacATTGCCCGGGCGCGTGAGAATATCCAGAAATCCCTCGCCGGA AGCACAGCACCTGGTACCGGGGACCATGGAGAACTCGTCACACGCATGAAGGACTTGGAACTGGAGAACCAGAGTCTGCACAAAG TGGTGAAGGACTTGCGCTCAGCTCTTTCCAAGCTGGAGGCCAGGGTGGCTGTCCTGGAGAAGGTTCCTGCTTCTGCAGCTACAGTGGCTCCTTGTGCTAAG GCTGCCCCTGTCCAGCAGCCCAAAGAACGGGCCCCAGTGGAAGAGGACGACGACGACCTCGACCTGTTTGGCAGTGACGAGGAGGAAGACGCGGAGGCAGAGCGCATCCGTGAGCAGCGAGTCAAGGAGTACACTGAGCGGAAGGCCAAGAAGCCCGCCATCATCGCCAAATCCTCCATCTTGCTGGACGTTAAGCCC TGGGACGACGAGACCGACATGGCCAAGCTGGAGGAGTGCGTGCGCTCGGTGCAGGCCGACGGCCTCGTGTGGGGGACCTCCAAGCTGGTGCCAGTGGGCTACGGCATCAAGAAGCTGCAGATCCAGTGTGTGGTGGAGGACGACAAGGTCGGCACCGACATGCTGGAGGAGGAGATCACCAAATTCGAGGACTAC GTCCAGAGCGTGGATGTTGCTGCTTTCAACAAGATCTAA